One Anoplopoma fimbria isolate UVic2021 breed Golden Eagle Sablefish chromosome 2, Afim_UVic_2022, whole genome shotgun sequence DNA window includes the following coding sequences:
- the LOC129104206 gene encoding very-long-chain (3R)-3-hydroxyacyl-CoA dehydratase-like — MQILTPHVYWAQRHGEIFLRVDLSDAKDLDISLQENTLQFRAQGHGAKGDNEYEFNLAFFEPVRPEINHKSTQRQVDIKIKKQEERWWDRLTLQEKKPLFLAPDFDRWLDESDAEMELQAKEEKINKISVESRVRKDPYLGLKKGYLFMYNLVQFLGFSWIFVNMTVRLFILGQDSFYDTFHTTADMMYFCQMMAVLEVINPLLGLVKTGFFPALIQVAGRNVILFVVFGSLEEMQNKPVVFFVFYLWATIEIFRYPFYMLACISTEWKLLTWLRYSLWIPLYPLGVVAEAVAVIQSLPIFDETRLFSFPLPAMLGHSLSFSYTLQLYLVLMFLGLFINFRHLYKQRRRRYRSRKRKVQ, encoded by the exons gatctCGACATCAGCTTGCAAGAAAACACACTTCAGTTCAGAG CCCAGGGCCATGGAGCTAAAGGAGATAACGAATACGAGTTCAATTTGGCGTTCTTCGAACCTGTTAGACCTGAG ATCAACCATAAGTCCACCCAGCGTCAGGTGGACATCAAGATCAAAAAGCAGGAGGAGCGCTGGTGGGACCGGCTGACACTGCAGGAAAAGAAACCTCTGTTTTTGGCTCCGGACTTCGACCGCTGGCTGGACGAGTCTGACGCAGAGATGGAGCTTCAGGCTAAG gAGGAGAAGATAAACAAGATAAGTGTGGAGTCAAGAGTTCGAAAAGACC CCTACCTTGGTCTGAAGAAAGGATACTTGTTTATGTACAACCTGGTGCAGTTCTTGGGGTTTTCCTGGATCTTTGTCAACATGACTGTTCGACTCTTCATTCTTGGTCAAG ATTCGTTCTATGATACCTTCCACACCACGGCCgatatgatgtatttttgtcagATGATGGCCGTGCTCGAGGTCATTAATCCCTTGTTGGGTCTGGTTAAGACTGGATTTTTTCCTGCTTTGATACAG GTGGCAGGAAGGAACGTCATTCTGTTTGTTGTCTTCGGCAGTCTGGAAGAAATGCAGAATAAACCCGTTGTCTTCTTCGTGTTCTACCTGTGGGCCACCATCGAGATCTTCAG GTACCCTTTCTACATGCTGGCCTGCATCAGCACTGAGTGGAAGCTGTTAACGTGGCTGAGATACAGTCTCTGGATCCCTCTGTACCCGCTGGGAGTTGTGGCTGAAG CTGTGGCTGTGATCCAGTCTCTGCCCATCTTTGATGAGACGCGTCTGTTCAGCTTCCCTCTCCCTGCAATGCTGGGACACTCTTTAAGCTTCTCCTACACTCTGCAGCTCTACCTGGTCCTCATGTTCCTCG GACTCTTCATCAATTTCCGCCACTTGtacaagcagaggaggagacgaTATCGCTCGAGGAAAAGGAAAGTCCAGTAA